From the genome of Candidatus Cloacimonadota bacterium:
AAAGCATTTTGAGTTTTATGAAAGATTGTATTGATCTTGTTTTTCACAGTTTCATTCTGCTTCGATAATGCTAAAATGAGATCATTAAAACCCATCGAGATTTCATTACCGGTCGCTTTATCCAAAATCACATCTTCGATCTTCCTAAAGATCGGGATCGAAGAAATAAAGAAATGGAGAAATTCCGGGAAAGTCTGCAAGTTTCGAGTTTGTTCTCTGTTCCACGCCGTGACTTTTTGTTCAAAATAATCGATCACATTTATTGCCAGTTCTTCCTTACTTTTAAAATGATGATAAACTGCCGGCTTTGAGATTCCGACCATTCCCGCGATTTCATTCATAGAAGTTTTTTCATATCCTT
Proteins encoded in this window:
- a CDS encoding TetR/AcrR family transcriptional regulator, with amino-acid sequence MQTKENILKTALELFLKKGYEKTSMNEIAGMVGISKPAVYHHFKSKEELAINVIDYFEQKVTAWNREQTRNLQTFPEFLHFFISSIPIFRKIEDVILDKATGNEISMGFNDLILALSKQNETVKNKINTIFHKTQNALKTRIENAQNYNLIRSDLDAETIAVIIHSIIEGMGMISNFEDEEQTEIYQNIYDELMKILS